The following are encoded in a window of Megalops cyprinoides isolate fMegCyp1 chromosome 16, fMegCyp1.pri, whole genome shotgun sequence genomic DNA:
- the LOC118790772 gene encoding protocadherin alpha-C2-like isoform X1: MEQLRKRYVSVFLLFSASWGIALSMTRYSIPEEMKEGSVVANLAADLGLDVGELATREVKLDIIHSKKYLEVNKNTGELYIVEKIDREYLCTSKISCFLRLDVVIENPLRIFNIELEITDINDNAPRFRRDRIELDVSESAPRGERFSLTNAVDPDVGSNTIKSYSLSENEHFSIETQTGSEGTKYVDLVLKKALDREERAVHNLILTAVDGGVPARSGTASIIVRVLDTNDNAPQFDRQVYSLNITENSPIGTLVLKLNATDLDEGTNAEIMYSFTLYTSEKTQEMFTLNPNTGEIKVKDVIDFEEVKILEMHVQAKDKGHHALSGQCTVMLYVTDVNDNHPEISIKSLRSTVSEDVPKGTVIALVGIRDRDSGDNGKFDLSISEQLPFVLNKSSESDFELVVSESLDREKVPEYDIVLTVTDRGTPPLSDNETITLELMDVNDNAPQFPKSFYTIPVMENNAPGSLLSSVTALDPDLHENQYLVYFIIEKEIVNTSMSMLFSINPENGDLYALKTFDYEREREFLFHIEARDSGVPPRSSNVTVHIIILDQNDNTPVIVSPWRAHGSVVEEMIPRSTDKGRLIAKVIAIDADSVRNSRVTYQFLQITDATLFSLDQYNGEIRTMRMFSYRDPRHQRLVVVAKDNGDPALSATVTIKISTVEHVVKAFSDTMEVPLEYDIFSDLNLYLVIGLGSVSFLLLMTIFVTIVLKCQKPKPTKATPPCRNSVISQRSSTVADSTLVSNDAYWYSLFLAETRKGKLVIRQPIPKGGGYIVSSIPRSTGLTETSDSAASTLQASTTSSSSS, from the exons ATGGAGCAGCTACGGAAAAGGTACGTCTCGgttttccttctcttttctgCATCATGGGGCATCGCTTTGTCCATGACTCGCTACTCCATCCCCGAGGAAATGAAGGAGGGGTCCGTGGTGGCGAATCTGGCCGCAGATTTGGGGCTGGATGTAGGTGAACTCGCCACGCGCGAGGTTAAACTTGATATTATTCACAGTAAGAAATATCTGGAGGTGAACAAAAACACGGGAGAGCTGTACATTGTAGAGAAGATAGACCGGGAGTATTTATGCACTTCAAAGATATCTTGTTTTCTCAGACTAGATGTTGTAATAGAAAACCCTTTGCGTATATTCAACATTGAGCTGGAAATCACTGATATCAATGACAACGCGCCCCGCTTCCGGAGGGACAGAATCGAGCTGGATGTGTCCGAATCTGCACCTCGCGGAGAGAGATTCTCCTTAACCAATGCTGTAGACCCAGATGTCGGCTCAAATACCATTAAATCATACAGTCTTAGTGAGAACGAACATTTCAGTATCGAGACTCAGACGGGAAGCGAAGGAACTAAATACGTGGACTTGGTGTTGAAAAAGGCTTTGGACCGAGAGGAGCGAGCGGTGCACAATCTCATTCTTACCGCTGTAGACGGCGGAGTCCCCGCGCGGTCCGGCACCGCCAGCATCATTGTGCGCGTCTTGGACACGAATGACAACGCCCCTCAGTTTGACCGTCAGGTTTATTCTCTTAATATAACGGAAAATTCCCCCATAGGAACACTCGTACTGAAACTTAATGCTACAGACTTAGACGAGGGTACGAATGCAGAGATAATGTATTCTTTCACACTGTACACATCcgagaaaacacaggaaatgttcACTTTAAATCCGAATACAGGAGAAATTAAAGTGAAAGACGTGATTGATTTTGAAGAAGTGAAAATTCTGGAGATGCACGTTCAAGCTAAGGACAAAGGACATCATGCACTCTCCGGGCAGTGTACAGTGATGCTGTATGTGACAGATGTGAATGACAACCATCCTGAGATCAGCATCAAATCCCTGCGGAGCACGGTGAGTGAGGATGTTCCTAAGGGGACGGTAATAGCTCTCGTTGGCATTCGTGACAGAGACTCGGGGGACAATGGTAAATTCGACCTCTCTATTAGCGAGCAGTTGCCGTTTGTGCTGAACAAATCGTCAGAGAGCGATTTCGAGCTGGTGGTTTCAGAATCCTTGGACCGTGAGAAAGTTCCAGAGTACGACATCGTTTTAACGGTAACGGACAGAGGCACGCCCCCCCTGTCAGACAACGAAACCATCACACTGGAGCTAATGGACGTGAATGACAACGCGCCACAGTTTCCAAAGTCTTTCTATACCATTCCTGTGATGGAGAACAACGCGCCGGGGTCTTTACTGAGCTCTGTCACTGCCTTGGATCCAGATCTCCATGAAAACCAATATCTGGTTTATTTCATAATAGAGAAGGAAATCGTGAACACCTCAATGTCCATGCTGTTCTCCATTAACCCAGAGAACGGGGATCTTTACGCACTGAAGACTTTTGActacgagagagagagggagtttcTGTTTCATATTGAGGCCCGAGACTCGGGTGTTCCTCCACGCAGCAGTAACGTCACCGTCCACATCATCATTCTGGATCAGAACGACAACACCCCGGTCATAGTGTCCCCATGGCGCGCGCACGGCTCTGTAGTAGAGGAAATGATCCCGAGATCCACTGATAAAGGACGCCTGATCGCCAAAGTGATCGCCATTGACGCAGATTCCGTGCGGAACTCTCGGGTCACGTACCAGTTTCTTCAGATCACTGACGCTACCCTGTTCAGTCTGGACCAATACAACGGCGAAATCCGGACCATGAGAATGTTCAGCTACAGAGATCCGCGTCATCAGCGGCTGGTCGTTGTTGCCAAGGACAACGGAGACCCGGCTCTCTCTGCTACGGTTACCATCAAGATCTCAACGGTGGAGCACGTCGTTAAAGCGTTTTCCGACACAATGGAAGTTCCTTTAGAATACGACATATTTTCAGACTTAAACCTGTATCTGGTGATCGGTTTGGGCTCGGTGTCGTTTTTGCTACTGATGACAATATTTGTGACCATCGTGCTGAAGTGTCAGAAACCGAAGCCCACCAAAGCGACCCCTCCCTGTCGGAACAGCGTCATTAGCCAGAGGAGCTCTACCGTAGCGGACTCCACGCTGGTGTCCAACGATGCTTATTGGTACAGCTTGTTCTTAGCGGAGACGCGGAAAGGGAAGCTGGTGATCAGGCAGCCAATACCGAAGGGGGGCGGATACATCGTTTCCAGTATCCCCAGGAGCACGGGCCTGACAGAGACTAGCGACTCAGCCGCGTCCACTCTGCAG gCATCCACCAcaagcagcagctcctcctga
- the LOC118791030 gene encoding protocadherin alpha-C2-like, translating into MEQLRKRYVSVFLLFSASWGIALSMTRYSIPEEMKEGSVVANLAADLGLDVGELATREVKLDIIHSKKYLEVNKNTGELYIVEKIDREYLCPVKTATTCFIKLDVVIENPLRIFNIELEITDINDNAPRFRRDRIELDVSESAPRGERFSLTNAVDPDVGSNTIKSYSLSENEHFSIETQTGSEGTKYVDLVLKKALDREERAVHNLILTAVDGGVPARSGTASIIVRVLDTNDNAPQFDRQVYSLNITENSPIGTLVLKLNATDLDEGTNAEIMYSFTLYTSEKTQEMFTLNPNTGEIKVKDVIDFEEVKILEMHVQAKDKGHHALSGQCTVMLYVTDVNDNHPEISIKSLRSTVSEDVPKGTVIALVGIRDRDSGDNGKFDLSISEQLPFVLNKSSESDFELVVSESLDREKVPEYDIVLTVTDRGTPPLSDNETITLELMDVNDNAPQFPKSFYTIPVMENNAPGSLLSSVTALDPDLHENQYLVYFIIEKEIVNTSMSMLFSINPENGDLYALKTFDYEREREFLFHIEARDSGVPPRSSNVTVHIIILDQNDNTPVIVSPWRAHGSVVEEMIPRSTDKGRLIAKVIAIDADSVRNSRVTYQFLQITDATLFSLDQYNGEIRTMRMFSYRDPRHQRLVVVAKDNGDPALSATVTIKISTVEHVVKAFSDTMEVPLEYDIFSDLNLYLVIGLGSVSFLLLMTIFVTIVLKCQKPKPTKATPPCRNSVISQRSSTVADSTLVSNDAYWYSLFLAETRKGKLVIRQPIPKGGGYIVSSIPRSTGLTETSDSAASTLQVR; encoded by the coding sequence ATGGAGCAGCTACGGAAAAGGTACGTCTCGgttttccttctcttttctgCATCATGGGGCATCGCTTTGTCCATGACTCGCTACTCCATCCCCGAGGAAATGAAGGAGGGGTCCGTGGTGGCGAATCTGGCCGCAGATTTGGGGCTGGATGTAGGTGAACTCGCCACGCGCGAGGTTAAACTTGATATTATTCACAGTAAGAAATATCTGGAGGTGAACAAAAACACGGGAGAGCTGTACATTGTAGAGAAGATAGACCGGGAATATTTATGTCCAGTTAAAACTGCCACGACCTGTTTTATTAAACTAGATGTTGTAATAGAAAACCCTTTGCGTATATTCAACATTGAGCTGGAAATCACTGATATCAATGACAACGCGCCCCGCTTCCGGAGGGACAGAATCGAGCTGGATGTGTCCGAATCTGCACCTCGCGGAGAGAGATTCTCCTTAACCAATGCTGTAGACCCAGATGTCGGCTCAAATACCATTAAATCATACAGTCTTAGTGAGAACGAACATTTCAGTATCGAGACTCAGACGGGAAGCGAAGGAACTAAATACGTGGACTTGGTGTTGAAAAAGGCTTTGGACCGAGAGGAGCGAGCGGTGCACAATCTCATTCTTACCGCTGTAGACGGCGGAGTCCCCGCGCGGTCCGGCACCGCCAGCATCATTGTGCGCGTCTTGGACACGAATGACAACGCCCCTCAGTTTGACCGTCAGGTTTATTCTCTTAATATAACGGAAAATTCCCCCATAGGAACACTCGTACTGAAACTTAATGCTACAGACTTAGACGAGGGTACGAATGCAGAGATAATGTATTCTTTCACACTGTACACATCcgagaaaacacaggaaatgttcACTTTAAATCCGAATACAGGAGAAATTAAAGTGAAAGACGTGATTGATTTTGAAGAAGTGAAAATTCTGGAGATGCACGTTCAAGCTAAGGACAAAGGACATCATGCACTCTCCGGGCAGTGTACAGTGATGCTGTATGTGACAGATGTGAATGACAACCATCCTGAGATCAGCATCAAATCCCTGCGGAGCACGGTGAGTGAGGATGTTCCTAAGGGGACGGTAATAGCTCTCGTTGGCATTCGTGACAGAGACTCGGGGGACAATGGTAAATTCGACCTCTCTATTAGCGAGCAGTTGCCGTTTGTGCTGAACAAATCGTCAGAGAGCGATTTCGAGCTGGTGGTTTCAGAATCCTTGGACCGTGAGAAAGTTCCAGAGTACGACATCGTTTTAACGGTAACGGACAGAGGCACGCCCCCCCTGTCAGACAACGAAACCATCACACTGGAGCTAATGGACGTGAATGACAACGCGCCACAGTTTCCAAAGTCTTTCTATACCATTCCTGTGATGGAGAACAACGCGCCGGGGTCTTTACTGAGCTCTGTCACTGCCTTGGATCCAGATCTCCATGAAAACCAATATCTGGTTTATTTCATAATAGAGAAGGAAATCGTGAACACCTCAATGTCCATGCTGTTCTCCATTAACCCAGAGAACGGGGATCTTTACGCACTGAAGACTTTTGActacgagagagagagggagtttcTGTTTCATATTGAGGCCCGAGACTCGGGTGTTCCTCCACGCAGCAGTAACGTCACCGTCCACATCATCATTCTGGATCAGAACGACAACACCCCGGTCATAGTGTCCCCATGGCGCGCGCACGGCTCTGTAGTAGAGGAAATGATCCCGAGATCCACTGATAAAGGACGCCTGATCGCCAAAGTGATCGCCATTGACGCAGATTCCGTGCGGAACTCTCGGGTCACGTACCAGTTTCTTCAGATCACTGACGCTACCCTGTTCAGTCTGGACCAATACAACGGCGAAATCCGGACCATGAGAATGTTCAGCTACAGAGATCCGCGTCATCAGCGGCTGGTCGTTGTTGCCAAGGACAACGGAGACCCGGCTCTCTCTGCTACGGTTACCATCAAGATCTCAACGGTGGAGCACGTCGTTAAAGCGTTTTCCGACACAATGGAAGTTCCTTTAGAATACGACATATTTTCAGACTTAAACCTGTATCTGGTGATCGGTTTGGGCTCGGTGTCGTTTTTGCTACTGATGACAATATTTGTGACCATCGTGCTGAAGTGTCAGAAACCGAAGCCCACCAAAGCGACCCCTCCCTGTCGGAACAGCGTCATTAGCCAGAGGAGCTCTACCGTAGCGGACTCCACGCTGGTGTCCAACGATGCTTATTGGTACAGCTTGTTCTTAGCGGAGACGCGGAAAGGGAAGCTGGTGATCAGGCAGCCAATACCGAAGGGGGGCGGATACATCGTTTCCAGTATCCCCAGGAGCACGGGCCTGACAGAGACTAGCGACTCAGCCGCGTCCACTCTGCAGGTAAGGTGA
- the LOC118790772 gene encoding protocadherin alpha-C2-like isoform X2 — protein MEQLRKRYVSVFLLFSASWGIALSMTRYSIPEEMKEGSVVANLAADLGLDVGELATREVKLDIIHSKKYLEVNKNTGELYIVEKIDREYLCPVKTATTCFIKLDVVIENPLRIFNIELEITDINDNAPRFRRDRIELDVSESAPRGERFSLTNAVDPDVGSNTIKSYSLSENEHFSIETQTGSDGTKYVDLVLKKALDREERAVHNLILTAVDGGVPARSGTASIIVRVLDTNDNAPQFDRQVYSLNITENSPIGTLVLKLNATDLDEGTNAEIMYSFTLYTSEKTQEMFTLNPNTGEIKVKDVIDFEEVKILEMHIQAKDKGHHALSGQCTVMLYVTDVNDNHPEISIKSLRSTVSEDVPKGTVIALVGIRDRDSGDNGKFDLSISEQLPFVLNKSSESDFELVVSESLDREKVPEYDIVLTVTDRGTPPLSDNETITLELMDVNDNAPQFPKSFYTIPVMENNAPGSLLSSVTALDPDLHENQYLVYFIIEKEIVNTSMSMLFSINPENGDLYALKTFDYEREREFLFHIEARDSGVPPRSSNVTVHIIILDQNDNTPVIVSPWRAHGSVVEEMIPRSTDKGRLIAKVIAIDADSVRNSRVTYQFLQITDATLFSLDQYNGEIRTMRMFSYRDPRHQRLVVVAKDNGDPALSATVTIKISTVEHVVKAFSDTMEVPLEYDIFSDLNLYLVIGLGSVSFLLLMTIFVTIVLKCQKPKPTKATPPCRNSVISQRSSTVADSTLVSNDAYWYSLFLAETRKGKLVIRQPIPKGGGYIVSSIPRSTGLTETSDSAASTLQYSK, from the exons ATGGAGCAGCTACGGAAAAGGTACGTCTCGgttttccttctcttttctgCATCATGGGGCATCGCTTTGTCCATGACTCGCTACTCCATCCCCGAGGAAATGAAGGAGGGGTCCGTGGTGGCGAATCTGGCCGCAGATTTGGGGCTGGATGTAGGTGAACTCGCCACGCGCGAGGTTAAACTTGATATTATTCACAGTAAGAAATATCTGGAGGTGAACAAAAACACGGGAGAGCTGTACATTGTAGAGAAGATAGACCGGGAATATTTATGTCCAGTTAAAACTGCCACGACCTGTTTTATTAAACTAGATGTTGTAATAGAAAACCCTTTGCGTATATTCAACATTGAGCTGGAAATCACTGATATCAATGACAACGCGCCCCGCTTCCGGAGGGACAGAATCGAGCTGGATGTGTCCGAATCTGCACCTCGCGGAGAGAGATTCTCCTTAACCAATGCTGTAGACCCAGATGTCGGCTCAAATACCATTAAATCATACAGTCTTAGTGAGAACGAACATTTCAGTATCGAGACTCAGACGGGAAGCGATGGCACTAAATACGTGGACTTGGTGTTGAAAAAGGCTTTGGACCGAGAGGAGCGAGCGGTGCACAATCTCATTCTTACCGCTGTAGACGGCGGAGTCCCCGCGCGGTCCGGCACCGCCAGCATCATTGTGCGCGTCTTGGACACGAATGACAACGCCCCTCAGTTTGACCGTCAGGTTTATTCTCTTAATATAACGGAAAATTCCCCCATAGGAACACTCGTACTGAAACTTAATGCTACAGACTTAGACGAGGGTACGAATGCAGAGATAATGTATTCTTTCACACTGTACACATCcgagaaaacacaggaaatgttcACTTTAAATCCGAATACAGGAGAAATTAAAGTGAAAGACGTGATTGATTTTGAAGAAGTGAAAATTCTGGAGATGCACATTCAAGCTAAGGACAAAGGACATCATGCACTCTCCGGGCAGTGTACAGTGATGCTGTATGTGACAGATGTGAATGACAACCATCCTGAGATCAGCATCAAATCCCTGCGGAGCACGGTGAGTGAGGATGTTCCTAAGGGGACGGTAATAGCTCTCGTTGGCATTCGTGACAGAGACTCGGGGGACAATGGTAAATTCGACCTCTCTATTAGCGAGCAGTTGCCGTTTGTGCTGAACAAATCGTCAGAGAGCGATTTCGAGCTGGTGGTTTCAGAATCCTTGGACCGTGAGAAAGTTCCAGAGTACGACATCGTTTTAACGGTAACGGACAGAGGCACGCCCCCCCTGTCAGACAACGAAACCATCACACTGGAGCTAATGGACGTGAATGACAACGCGCCACAGTTTCCAAAGTCTTTCTATACCATTCCTGTGATGGAGAACAACGCGCCGGGGTCTTTACTGAGCTCTGTCACTGCCTTGGATCCAGATCTCCATGAAAACCAATATCTGGTTTATTTCATAATAGAGAAGGAAATCGTGAACACCTCAATGTCCATGCTGTTCTCCATTAACCCAGAGAACGGGGATCTTTACGCACTGAAGACTTTTGActacgagagagagagggagtttcTGTTTCATATTGAGGCCCGAGACTCGGGTGTTCCTCCACGCAGCAGTAACGTCACCGTCCACATCATCATTCTGGATCAGAACGACAACACCCCGGTCATAGTGTCCCCATGGCGCGCGCACGGCTCTGTAGTAGAGGAAATGATCCCGAGATCCACTGATAAAGGACGCCTGATCGCCAAAGTGATCGCCATTGACGCAGATTCCGTGCGGAACTCTCGGGTCACGTACCAGTTTCTTCAGATCACTGACGCTACCCTGTTCAGTCTGGACCAATACAACGGCGAAATCCGGACCATGAGAATGTTCAGCTACAGAGATCCGCGTCATCAGCGGCTGGTCGTTGTTGCCAAGGACAACGGAGACCCGGCTCTCTCTGCTACGGTTACCATCAAGATCTCAACGGTGGAGCACGTCGTTAAAGCGTTTTCCGACACAATGGAAGTTCCTTTAGAATACGACATATTTTCAGACTTAAACCTGTATCTGGTGATCGGTTTGGGCTCGGTGTCGTTTTTGCTACTGATGACAATATTTGTGACCATCGTGCTGAAGTGTCAGAAACCGAAGCCCACCAAAGCGACCCCTCCCTGTCGGAACAGCGTCATTAGCCAGAGGAGCTCTACCGTAGCGGACTCCACGCTGGTGTCCAACGATGCTTATTGGTACAGCTTGTTCTTAGCGGAGACGCGGAAAGGGAAGCTGGTGATCAGGCAGCCAATACCGAAGGGGGGCGGATACATCGTTTCCAGTATCCCCAGGAGCACGGGCCTGACAGAGACTAGCGACTCAGCCGCATCCACTCTGCAG TACTCAAAATGA
- the LOC118790772 gene encoding protocadherin alpha-C2-like isoform X3, with protein MEQLRKRYVSVFLLFSASWGIALSMTRYSIPEEMKEGSVVANLAADLGLDVGELATREVKLDIIHSKKYLEVNKNTGELYIVEKIDREYLCTSKISCFLRLDVVIENPLRIFNIELEITDINDNAPRFRRDRIELDVSESAPRGERFSLTNAVDPDVGSNTIKSYSLSENEHFSIETQTGSEGTKYVDLVLKKALDREERAVHNLILTAVDGGVPARSGTASIIVRVLDTNDNAPQFDRQVYSLNITENSPIGTLVLKLNATDLDEGTNAEIMYSFTLYTSEKTQEMFTLNPNTGEIKVKDVIDFEEVKILEMHVQAKDKGHHALSGQCTVMLYVTDVNDNHPEISIKSLRSTVSEDVPKGTVIALVGIRDRDSGDNGKFDLSISEQLPFVLNKSSESDFELVVSESLDREKVPEYDIVLTVTDRGTPPLSDNETITLELMDVNDNAPQFPKSFYTIPVMENNAPGSLLSSVTALDPDLHENQYLVYFIIEKEIVNTSMSMLFSINPENGDLYALKTFDYEREREFLFHIEARDSGVPPRSSNVTVHIIILDQNDNTPVIVSPWRAHGSVVEEMIPRSTDKGRLIAKVIAIDADSVRNSRVTYQFLQITDATLFSLDQYNGEIRTMRMFSYRDPRHQRLVVVAKDNGDPALSATVTIKISTVEHVVKAFSDTMEVPLEYDIFSDLNLYLVIGLGSVSFLLLMTIFVTIVLKCQKPKPTKATPPCRNSVISQRSSTVADSTLVSNDAYWYSLFLAETRKGKLVIRQPIPKGGGYIVSSIPRSTGLTETSDSAASTLQYSK; from the exons ATGGAGCAGCTACGGAAAAGGTACGTCTCGgttttccttctcttttctgCATCATGGGGCATCGCTTTGTCCATGACTCGCTACTCCATCCCCGAGGAAATGAAGGAGGGGTCCGTGGTGGCGAATCTGGCCGCAGATTTGGGGCTGGATGTAGGTGAACTCGCCACGCGCGAGGTTAAACTTGATATTATTCACAGTAAGAAATATCTGGAGGTGAACAAAAACACGGGAGAGCTGTACATTGTAGAGAAGATAGACCGGGAGTATTTATGCACTTCAAAGATATCTTGTTTTCTCAGACTAGATGTTGTAATAGAAAACCCTTTGCGTATATTCAACATTGAGCTGGAAATCACTGATATCAATGACAACGCGCCCCGCTTCCGGAGGGACAGAATCGAGCTGGATGTGTCCGAATCTGCACCTCGCGGAGAGAGATTCTCCTTAACCAATGCTGTAGACCCAGATGTCGGCTCAAATACCATTAAATCATACAGTCTTAGTGAGAACGAACATTTCAGTATCGAGACTCAGACGGGAAGCGAAGGAACTAAATACGTGGACTTGGTGTTGAAAAAGGCTTTGGACCGAGAGGAGCGAGCGGTGCACAATCTCATTCTTACCGCTGTAGACGGCGGAGTCCCCGCGCGGTCCGGCACCGCCAGCATCATTGTGCGCGTCTTGGACACGAATGACAACGCCCCTCAGTTTGACCGTCAGGTTTATTCTCTTAATATAACGGAAAATTCCCCCATAGGAACACTCGTACTGAAACTTAATGCTACAGACTTAGACGAGGGTACGAATGCAGAGATAATGTATTCTTTCACACTGTACACATCcgagaaaacacaggaaatgttcACTTTAAATCCGAATACAGGAGAAATTAAAGTGAAAGACGTGATTGATTTTGAAGAAGTGAAAATTCTGGAGATGCACGTTCAAGCTAAGGACAAAGGACATCATGCACTCTCCGGGCAGTGTACAGTGATGCTGTATGTGACAGATGTGAATGACAACCATCCTGAGATCAGCATCAAATCCCTGCGGAGCACGGTGAGTGAGGATGTTCCTAAGGGGACGGTAATAGCTCTCGTTGGCATTCGTGACAGAGACTCGGGGGACAATGGTAAATTCGACCTCTCTATTAGCGAGCAGTTGCCGTTTGTGCTGAACAAATCGTCAGAGAGCGATTTCGAGCTGGTGGTTTCAGAATCCTTGGACCGTGAGAAAGTTCCAGAGTACGACATCGTTTTAACGGTAACGGACAGAGGCACGCCCCCCCTGTCAGACAACGAAACCATCACACTGGAGCTAATGGACGTGAATGACAACGCGCCACAGTTTCCAAAGTCTTTCTATACCATTCCTGTGATGGAGAACAACGCGCCGGGGTCTTTACTGAGCTCTGTCACTGCCTTGGATCCAGATCTCCATGAAAACCAATATCTGGTTTATTTCATAATAGAGAAGGAAATCGTGAACACCTCAATGTCCATGCTGTTCTCCATTAACCCAGAGAACGGGGATCTTTACGCACTGAAGACTTTTGActacgagagagagagggagtttcTGTTTCATATTGAGGCCCGAGACTCGGGTGTTCCTCCACGCAGCAGTAACGTCACCGTCCACATCATCATTCTGGATCAGAACGACAACACCCCGGTCATAGTGTCCCCATGGCGCGCGCACGGCTCTGTAGTAGAGGAAATGATCCCGAGATCCACTGATAAAGGACGCCTGATCGCCAAAGTGATCGCCATTGACGCAGATTCCGTGCGGAACTCTCGGGTCACGTACCAGTTTCTTCAGATCACTGACGCTACCCTGTTCAGTCTGGACCAATACAACGGCGAAATCCGGACCATGAGAATGTTCAGCTACAGAGATCCGCGTCATCAGCGGCTGGTCGTTGTTGCCAAGGACAACGGAGACCCGGCTCTCTCTGCTACGGTTACCATCAAGATCTCAACGGTGGAGCACGTCGTTAAAGCGTTTTCCGACACAATGGAAGTTCCTTTAGAATACGACATATTTTCAGACTTAAACCTGTATCTGGTGATCGGTTTGGGCTCGGTGTCGTTTTTGCTACTGATGACAATATTTGTGACCATCGTGCTGAAGTGTCAGAAACCGAAGCCCACCAAAGCGACCCCTCCCTGTCGGAACAGCGTCATTAGCCAGAGGAGCTCTACCGTAGCGGACTCCACGCTGGTGTCCAACGATGCTTATTGGTACAGCTTGTTCTTAGCGGAGACGCGGAAAGGGAAGCTGGTGATCAGGCAGCCAATACCGAAGGGGGGCGGATACATCGTTTCCAGTATCCCCAGGAGCACGGGCCTGACAGAGACTAGCGACTCAGCCGCGTCCACTCTGCAG TACTCAAAATGA